A segment of the Toxotes jaculatrix isolate fToxJac2 chromosome 2, fToxJac2.pri, whole genome shotgun sequence genome:
TTTACCAAAATAAGAAGTCAGAAAGTCGAAACTGTGAATACTGTAGCTGTAAGGAATTTGTATATATTAATTATTTGTAAGGATTTGTTGAAAAAACTATGACTTGTCTGTACATCTCGGCTGCAtgccaaataaatattttgtctattctctctcttttttaaattatataaatatatatttatatatgtatgtgtatatgtgtgtgtgtgtacgtgcatgtaTACAATTGTAAGAGTTAGAAAAATTAGCTAAACCACTGGCCTAatctcaaaaacaacaaagagggAACCATGAGGGTCAAGAAACTGCTATTTTGACTTCTATAGCAGAAAGTAATGACATCTCTATTGCATTTAAATGTATCTGTAACACTTCACAATGAGCCATCATACACAGTACTAGGATGCTTGGAACTCGAGCaccaaaataatattttttctcaataaaatgtcagataatACTGAAAAAGGCTTGCACCCCTTCAAGGCGACATCTTCAAACAGTTTGTTGTGCTCAGTGAGTCTTAGTGTCTTGTACCCACACAGGTCGGTGAAGTTATTTTGCCTATTAGACCTATTAGACAAGCAAGAATGATTAAGTTTTAACTTGATCGCAACAAAACTAACAGGAGAGCTCCTGGAGCCCTGAGTTTGCTGGTAATACACTTTAACTCAAGCAGAATTACGAGTGCATGGTTTTTACTTGTAacagttttttcattttctcttcttttttttttaacactgtggTGTTGCAagtttttacttaagtaaaacatCTGCTAACTTCAGTTTGTGATTTCCTTCAGATGACGTGTCGACTGAGTACTTTCCCAGAACGCCTCGCGGCGCAACATACACGTCATTCTTGCGCAGCCGCAGTGGGGTGGTAGCGGTGAGCTGAGGTGgacttcttctcttctgtcgGTGTTAAGGAATCGGTACGGTCCGGCAGCTGGAGCTCAGCAACAACGACGAAACCTCTCAGACAGCCCCTCAGACACCACGATGATCCGGATAGCCGCTTTCTTCGCCCTGCTGGTGGTCGCCTGCTCAGGTATGTCAGCAGCGGTGGAGACCTTAATAAAGCCTCTAATGCTAACCAGTTTTAGCTAGTGGCTAGCTCATCGAATCACTTCCCTGTTGTCTTCTATGTTTGGTGGAATAAGAGCAAATCTTAGGTCAAACGTGTGTTGATTTGGTGCCCATGGTTGTATCTAACCTTAGCTCTGCTTTCTGTggtgacaggagagagctgcacaGACCCAGTGATCACTCCGTCGGCCTACACGACCTCTGACGCCGTCATCTCCTCCGAGTCTGTCTTCATCGTTGAGCTCAGCCTGGCCTGTGCCAACGGAGCACAGGTAACTGTCCACCCCCAGCCCTTCGAAAGAGACACAATATGTTGTTATTATCGACTCACTGGTGATCATTTCTGTCTTCTCCCAAGAGTGTAACTCTGTATGCTGATGTCAACGGAAGACAGTTCCCTGTGACCAGAGGCCAGGATGTTGGGAAGTATCAGGTATGCTGGTGTGCTCATGTTCATATGTATTGACGTCCAGCAGCATATACAGCAGTCAAAGTGCCCTTTAAAACTGTCTCAGTGAGGTTCAGTAATTGAGTGTCATTTAAACACAGGTGATAGGAGTTTGGTTTGGTGAGCTCACACAAAATCTCAAATAAATAATTAGAGAAGATGTGTAGGATGTGCAACAATTTCCTAGAATCCGATCTGAGATTCCTTTATTTGGCTTGCCTAACTCTATCCACTCAATCCACACTAAATGTGGCAGTCTGTCAGTATATATACACTAAATCTATCACTGGAAACCTATGTGAGTCTGACCTTAGCTCAAGTCAAGAAATCTGTACGgtccttctttctctgtgtccccTTCTCAAAACACTGCTTGCACAGACAGGCATTTTCATGTTCACAATGTGAactctgtctttttgttgtgtctgtattttgtgtctgtcttttatATCCAATTGAATGTTTTTAAcctatgttttatttattagcttTGCCTTGTAAGCTTTGGATTTATctgaaaaatgtgactttttccCTCAGGTTTCCTGGAGTCTTCCTCACAAACAGGCCAGCTCTGGAACATATCAGGTCAAATTCTTTGATGAGGAGTCCTACAGTGCCCTGCGCAAGGTCAGTGTTTCATGTGTAGAAGATGAGCTCATAGTTTATGGACAGTGAGCGCTGCTTGTTTGGcaaatctgtttattttgaattatATGTGTGCATTTCCTTTGTTCCAGGCCCAGAGAAACAATGAAGACATAAATGCCATTCAGCCTCTCTTCTCAGTCAATATTGACCACAGGGTGAGTCTCTTATAGATCGTCTGACTCGACACTCTTGAATTAAAACACCTGTCTAATcagtatatttatattaataatgaatcAAATGATCTCTAGTGTGTGAAAGGTGTTGTTGGAAGTGAGGAACCCACCTGATTCTGCAGGTCTCCTCAGATTTACAGATCTTTATCGCATTTTCTGCTCATTGTTAGGATTTTCCAGCCTGCAACTTTGCTGTTCAGTCGAGAATAAAACAGAGTTAAAAGATAGTGTATATTGGACCTTATATTTAgtaggtggccagaaacatgactccaggTGAATACTAATGTTGCTCTGGATCTGCCGAGGATTTACCAAGGGCTTTATAGCAGCAGCCATGAGGACTTTACTGTTATATGGGCAAGTGTCTGATTCATAGCTGAAATCCCTAcattaattaaataaagaaaaaaatcatgccATAGTTCAGTTGTTGAGGGTGTTGATAACATAAGGGTGCTTCTATGttttaatcataaaaaaatgacaaaaatagaaaattgTAACTTTAGTTcagttatgttgtttttttgtatgaaaGCCTCTGTTCTGACATCCTGGGAAAATCCTTTTGTATGGCTGCatatcaaagaaaaacagacagacattcaTGGCACACTCATTTAAATAGAATAACATCATAAACTCTGATCAGTCATTGTGTATTTTGTGATGCGAGGTCCAATCTGAGTAATCACCCATGTTGCTTTCAGTCTCAGAGTGATCCTAAAACCAGGTGAAGCTGGAATGTGCAGTTGGTTGTcatctgtttactgtttactctTCTTCTGTAAATCTGtactgatcttttttttaacctgtcaCTTCAGGGTGCATGGAGCGGCCCATGGGTGTCTACTGAGGTGGTGGCTGCCCTCATTGGTATCCTGGTCTATTACATGGCTTTCAGTGCTAAGAGCACCATTCAAGCATAAACAGATCCACAGTCACTTTTTTCAGCCACTGGATCTTTAAAGACTGAATTCTGGTGGAGCTCGATTGACAGTACATCATCCAGTGCTGAGGCAAGCCAGCAGGATTTTGCCACGTGATCTGCTTTTGGATGAGGAGCAAGAGTAGCAGtctttgtaatgtttttataCAGACTGTGTCTGTATGCCATCCGTCTTGTCACTGTACAGATGAATTTTGTCCTGTCGATATGGATGgaattttgtaaaaaaaaaaaattggtagaCCAATAAACCTGGAccacataaataaacagaacaaatatAGATTGTGTACTGTATTCAGTCTTGCTTTAAAGATGTTACTACATCCAGACCAGGTTatcctttttccttctctgcgAATGCATTGGCCAGAGTGGGACTTGTACAGATGTGCTGAACAGCAGTGGAGAAAGGTCAAGCCTTCTTTGCATATGAAGTGACTGCACTGGCTGGCCTGAACAGGCCAAGTGGACATGTCTCTTCcagtaaaatgaataaatgacttgccccccccccctctgtgtTGGTTCATGTAATAGTCCAGCGACAGGCTGTCTCTTCTATAAATTCCATTTTCTCCAAGACAGACTAGAAGATTCATGGTCTCTTATTCCATAGCAACACATGTCAACTATGCAGGTGATTCAACATTTCTCTGACCTCATCTAGATCAAacgaagcagacaccctctctaattttaaaattaagcttaaaacctttttgtttgacaaaactTATatttagttgtagttacagttttagttatggttaaacctatagttagtcacaattatctctatagacactgttatagTTAAGGATAAAgtccatagtagggctggctcaggcaactgaaccgtcccttagttatgctgctataggcctaggctgctgggggacttcccatgatcatCTGcacacctctctttctctcctcagacccactctcacatttaataacctttattacatgttattaactctgtgtcctctctctcccatagtcctgtgcttgtttgtctctggtctctctttctctgtacctttctgcaggtatctctggctccggagctgcatgttctctgtctgtggtcctggttTCACCGACCTGCCGCtatttattgtctacaattatccatttctaacacattactgtTGCcgtaagtgcttgctctggggtcaggctctgggtctctgtaaagtgctttgagacaattttgattgtggaaggcgctatataaataaaattgaattgaatcaaaCGACAACCAGTTTCAATGAGATTTAGCTTTCACAGAGTAATTGCTGAAAGGATGAAAGATGGTTATTCACATATAATTAAGAGCTGCAGTTTCTGTGCTCCATCCAAATCTGATTTgataagcagttttttttttaagaatttccacaaaaaaagatttatacCTACTGTACTAAAGGGAAAAAATGTCACTACTGTGATGTATTCGATTCATTTGAgaattatttgtgttttccttttaaaagTCTTACACCAAGTACTTCTTTAAGTTACGGTAGTTAAAATGGTGGTTAAAACAAGTTCTTGAAAAAATAGTGTTGCTGCTGTAAACATGTTCAGCGTGGAGGTTGTGGCTGAACTCTCAGTAGACATGAGAGCTATTTTTGTCTGCAGAGGTGAGGCATGACTGTCCCTCTGGCATTCCTAGGTAGTTAAGGAGAGGCAAGGGTTGGaccacagcagctgatttcctctcctgtttcctgtcaatACACACCAATACAAAACATCTTAAAGGTGTTAATTCAGTAAACAGTGAGGAGAGTTGTGTGTTGTCTTTTGGACTTGCTGTAGTGCAGTGTCACTGGTTGAACACACTGTGgcagctctgtgctgctttttcagCCTGTTGAAGCGCGGGTAAGGCCAGATATTACCTCATGGACAGATTGCATGAGAGCTTTACTCGTTCAGTATCAGCTGTTGCTAATGTAATGCAACACATTGCATAATGCACTTTGAGCCGTCATTCTGTTTTACATCCACTTCATTCAAGTTTGTCACATTTATAGGTACTTAGAGCAATCTCAAGCTTATGCGATCTAGTTTGTTAGAGCGATTTAAACTTAGCCTGTCTATTTCTGTTGGCGGCCCCAGTCTGTGTTTGCGCACACTGTACAGCACATAGAGTGCTGCTTTTTTGTCCACAGCACCACCGCAACTTCTCACTGACTCCCATGAGAATAATGTAAACTTTGTTTATGAGTAACCTGATCCACTCAcataaacactgcacagtgttCAGAGTACATGGGAAATTTCTCAAATGTCTGCTTTTCCTTACCTTTGTCAGCACAAACATGCACGTACTTTCGTGGTGTAAGCACATCTTAGCTTTTGTCTCGTGTCACCTTTGGCAAGGAGATAATGGGCACATCACAATGTTGTTAATTTAGAAAAGACATGAGTTGGAGAGAATCCAGACACTCCCTCGTGGAGACACCTATTAGACTGCGGCAAGTGGAGGACGGCTGGATGGAGGGTTATAAgtggaacaaacaaacaaggagTCAAAGAAGGACACTGAGTCGATGCCGACACAAGACTCTTCCATCTCTTAGTGACAGAGTTCAGAGCGGGTAACTCCAGCCCATGTATCAATGCAGATGATTGCAGATGCAGAGTGAAATATTTTgagattgttgttgttgcaccCAGAGGAAGTCACAATTTATTCTTTCAGTGGTGAATTATTTATGTGTGGATTTAGGCACCAATCTACAAggtcatgaaaacaaacaaatccgAATCACATAATTACACAACACGAGGttttaatcttgttttaaaaatgcaaatcacattttaattttgttttcagaggtACTGCATACATGTGCttactgtcattattattacataagACAAAACACTTTTACTGAGAAATAGGAGTTACTGTAGAGCagtctgggtgtgtgtgagtgctgtgAGGCAGAGAAAAGCTGCTTTGACAGAGGTGTGTAAAACACCAACTCCGGGGGCAGACACGGATGGGCTTAGTGAGATTCAGCAATGTGGAAACTGGCGTCGCACAAATGATTCTCACATGAAGTcacactttctgtctctgccatAAACATTGTTTTTACTACTTGTTCTTCACACATTTTGTGAAGCAGAACAAGATCAACAAACTGCGGGCTCACTCAGTGATCAGACAACAGACTGTATCTTTTCATGCTGGCTTCCCCTTCCTTAGACTATAATAACAGTTATTGTTCTGGTTGTTACATGGATGTGTATGTACAGTGAGGCCTGTCATATGTATAGCTGCTTCAGCCACAACAGCTTGACTATGTTTGGAGTGAATAAACTTTTCCCTCTCTTATTTCCCCCTCTTCCTGTCCTGTTCGGGCATCCTCTAATCCGATGTGTCTGTCAATGTAGTTACCAGTCAAGAACCAGCCATACATGGGGAAAATacccttttcctctcctctttttgtaaatgtcttttcctccatcattATTCATACCCCCTCCGCATTTAACACTAAAAGGTCAACCATGGTAAAAGagcagtaattaaaaaaaaaaaaaatggtgcatTTCTTATGGCTTGCTATGAACCATGAAATATTGTAGgttaaacagcagcaggcacATCACAACAAACCTTTTCTTTGCGCATAAATCTTGAGAAAGCATGTTGAATGAGCTCCCATAAAATGGGTTTTATCAGACACTATCCACATGcctgtttttactgtgaagaaaaaaaaattacagggTCTTGTTGAGGTGTAAACACAACCACGCTTTAAGTAATGAAAACAAGGTGGGTGAAAGTGATAAAAGCTAACCTTGATCCTCTGGCTCTCAGGGAAAGAACCCCTTTCAAATCAGTAAATACTTTATCTTCTCTAAAGTATGAGGCCAGATTTTGTGTAGAATCCTAAATGgagccaataaaaaaaaaagtgtagctATATGCGGCAAATATCAccttttaaaaagctgcagttaCAGCATAGCTTTGTTGCAGATAAAGTCAATGGAGGCAGATACCTTTTCTGTGAGAAACATTTCTTGTGTAAAACAGGCACAGTACAAAGAAATCATCAAGGAGAAGGGAGAGTTAGAGAGAAGAGTGTAAAAGGTTGTGTTTTGAAAAGGCACGATAAATCGCCTTGCTCGTTTTTCTTCTGCTCCCTCCGATTATAAAGTATGATGCTCCAGTGCTCTCTGCTAACACAGACTCCGGAGTTGGTTGTGTAAGTTGGTGGGGGTCAAAAATGCCTCCGGGTGTCTTGGAATGAGCTTAGCAGCAGCCTGGGCAGTCATCAGGTCTGCGGAGGGGTCTTGAGTTAAGCAATGCAGACACATTGCTCAGTGTAGTAAAGCTCCTGGCTCCATGTCTGATTTATACCGACTTTGGTCAAGGCTGGAGGGCTCCGTCATTCTTCAGAGCCACTGGATGTACTCCTTGGCTGACCCTAAATTGATTTCAGGAGGGAAGTTCACCTATTTTCCTGCCCTTATAACAGTTACACAGCTGGGTCATTTAATTCCCTTATACCCCATCACAGTCACAGGCCTGGCAGGAAGTGTCGCCCCGCTGTAATGAAGACGTGACCTTGAGTTTAGACATCAACACTGATTCAGTATGGAAACCAAGAGCAGCAGGACGTTCAGCATAAACGCACTCACactgacaggcacacacacacaccgcaggaTTACGAAAACCAGTAACCTGCCCTAAAGACCATCTATCATATGCTCTGACAGGGGAGGGATGATGGTAGTTGGGGTGATAATAGCCACTGTCAGGTCTTCCATCCTCGGGAAACAAGACAGAATCGCAGGGGGAATTCTCTGTAATGATGGGTCTAATTTTAGTGGGTGTCTAGAGGTGCTTGTGTTGGAAAATTCATAATTCATTATTTAGCCGTTCTAATGCTCACTAATGGCTGCACAGGCAGTATAATGCATAGCAAAGTGTGTTTGACCTCTCTTACAGATCTGAAAGACTGGATGGATCTGAAGTCTGGCCCTTTCAGCGGAGAAGAATCATCCTTTGACCTCTCAACTTcctgacaggaagaggaaaattCATGAACACCCCCAGGGTTTGGGAGAAGTTCATCTATTTCCTGATATAACAAAGTGAGACACGGGATGTTGTTGCTGTAGCCTTTCATTTGGCGAAGAATCAAAGTGGAGGCTTGTGTCTGGGGAACAAATGCACAGTGGCGTGCTGAAAACCCAAACACCCTGGCTGCACAGAGGAAAAGGTGAGGCTTCTCCTTCGACCCAGACGAGTACTCCTGAGACACCTTGAAAGCATCCCAGTATTGTCCTACAGACTCACATAACACTGCTccgtcatgaaaaaaaaaatgatgtactGAACTAGTTCAAAAtgagcattaaaaaaacacaccattATATTCAGGAACATCTAATCTGAAATGGATAGTTTGACCATTTACAGCAAATTCTAATCTCATTTTATATACACAAATAGTTATTAcatctactgtatgtacagtgGCTTATATAATCAtggttttataaaaaaaaatgtaataacttTACTGTTTTATCTGTCATGCAGCTGAGGGGCATAATACATTATtctttaagggaaaaaaaatgtgatataaaAACTGTACATGAACATAAGGCAGTAACAGGAATTGAAATATATATagagagatatttttttttcatttatgcaacaataaataaaaagataaaagaacaCATGGCTCATGGTGTCACATAACATATTCAGTGATCCCTGCTCTGGTGGTAACTCTGTCAAAGAATAACACGGCTGACATCATTCGAAGATTAATCCAGTGAGGGAGGCCCCTCTAAAAAATGTCTACTGATGTTACAGGCACTTGGTTTTCGACTGGGAGtattttcactgctgatgtGAAGTTTTTCTTAAACTGACACGCAGTCTAAATGAGGTGCAGTAGTTCCTCTCTGCACTTGATACATCCTACTTGTTGAAGCTTTGTAATATCTCAACTATAAAGACCTGAAATGATTCTACAGcccagctttaaaaaaaaaatctttggtttGACAGCTCTGTGTATTCTACTGTCGGACCGTTACAATTGTGTGATTTACATTCAATATTTATCTTATGCAAAGTGTAATAATATCTAATGTGCCTCACATTTTCAATAAATACACTGTACATTGTTCACTGTACACCGGAATGCTGTTGAATGTGTCTTAGTTGTTTCCTTCCTGTGTCTTCTGCATAATGTTCATGTTCTTGTTTCATACTTTCAGGACAGCACGACAGGAAGGTAATTTTGTGTACCTcgtgtgctgtgtttgtacaAAATACAATCACATAATTGTGTCCCAGTAAGTTGTGGAAACCTGGATTGTCCAGGGGCCTGGCCCTCAACTTCTGCTTgtctgtgagtatgtgtgtgtgtgtgtgtgtgtgtgtgtgtgtgtttatgtctgcatTAGTCCACAGTGCTCCAGTTCCTTGTGGGGCAGTGTCTTGACTCTGCCACGCCGTCCTCGTGAGTGAATCTCCATCCGTCTTGCTAACAAATCACCATTGTTCCTCGGAACCCGATTCCTCCTAAGCAAATATGAATTCAGCCTCAAGCATCCGTCCCCTAATCCACTTTCTTTGATTTAACAAAGTTTGTTCACATTATTAGATTTCAACTACAGCCTTCTCAGGGCCACTCCTGCAGCTGTAACATCCATGTCATCCCATGTCTATTCAGCAGTCTtgctctctcttgctgtctgcATTTGtaagtctccctctctctttcccttagcctgctgccttgtttttttctacACCCATAGCTTTGTCTGCTGCTTTGTACATTAGGCGTGTCGTAAGGCCATTAATGCAGTGATCCACCCCTTGCattcctgctgctctgctctgtctgagcAGGACAAGTGTTTTTCTCGTATGAATCAATGCACAGGCTTCTACTCAGCAGCTAAAGAGGTTAAAGTCTCTTTACTTTCAAGGCCATTTTGTACTGCAGATGCTGTCACTAACTGCCACTGTATATTCCACAGTGCCCTCATAAAATGGTGTTGACATCTTCAATGACACCCTTCCTCACTGctgggaggagaggacaggtgaTTACAGATAGAGGTCCTGTTGACAGTACATCTGTCCTTTGTTGTTGGAAACATCTGCTAGAGGTCAGCGCTCTCTGTTCTCAGGCTACGATGCTGgaggtggtgttggtggtgacGGAGTTGAGTGCAACAGCACGTCCTTGCAAGAGGCACATGTGCACCCATGCATGTCTTTTcaaacatgtctctgtgtgtctgtttctgtctcatcagTCTCTGTCAGTACAGGTTGTCCTTGGTGGTGGAGGTGTGCGTGGTGGTGGAGTCGTCGGGCAGGGAGCCCCGGCGGCCAGGTCGCGACCAACAGTGCAGCAGGTTCTGCAGCTCTCTGGACACGCTGCTGGAGAAAGCTGTGTAGATCCACGGGTTGGTGCACGAATTCAGACTGGCCAGCAGCATCAGGATAGTGAAGGCCACTCctacacagaacacacacacatgagaaGTGCattaacaaatgcaaatgtataGCAAGTATAGCACAagtatgtaaacacacataaaaatgtgaatttgcATGTATGCTATTCGTGAGCTTTAGGGGAACATTCTTCCAGCTGGGGACAGATGATCACATTATACACCACATTGTTCTCTTCTCACTTTTGAGACAAACATAAATATGTACAACAACTATTCAGTTTGAATATAAACCATTCGGgattattgtttttcattttatttcctttagaAATGGCAACAGGACTGTAAATAACCCAGAGGGACAAAATCCTGCAcacttcctttttctgttttagagCTAATAATAAGTCTTTTATATAATAACtaaaatgtgattatttcacTGTGGCCAATTGAGGACAATAGATAAGGACAAACTGATTTTAGAATACAAAGCTGATAGTAATcaaccgtgtgtgtgtatgtatgtctgtgtgtttgtgtgtggagctgTCTGCCAGTAAGGTCTCATTCATATGTAAGCATtcttgtatgtgcatgtgagtaCACTTTGTATATGCATGTGCgggtgtgtgcatatgtgcgaGCTTACGTGccttgctctgtgtctgcttgtgATTTTGACTATGTGTGCAAGCTGCTGGCACGGATCATTGTTGATGAAATGTCAACATCTGGTCAAGTTGCAAAATCAGCAGGAGATATAAACAGGTTACTTACTGGCCTCGGGTATTTGTCTTTAGCTCCACATCAGAGGACACCCACACAGTTCATACTATCAGCCACAACTTAAGGCTACGCTAGCCTTGCTAGCATAATCTCTGGCTGTCAGTTAAGACATCAACAGATGCTGTTTGTGTTCCAAAATGAACAGAGGCTAGAGACATTCAGAAGTTCCTAGTTGTGggttaaaacaaacattgtttTTGACCTTGTATTTCAATCATTCTTACCACATCTGAGCTGGAGCTTGTCTGTGGGATAATGAGTGAGACTGTATTTAGACTCACTGAGATGGACAACAGAATTGATCAGAGGTTGCTGTTATGAACCAGACCCAATCACttagcttttgtttttggtgcCCAGAGGGCAAAACAGATAAGGTTTGAACATTTACAGCAATTACATGAATAAACTGGACTAAGGAGGCTCAGTCAATCTGGGAAAAACAACTTAAATGATTCACTTGCACTGGTTATAACACAGAtgtctggttttgttgtttcttgAGCGTGCATTACATGCATTGCAAATGTTGCAGCGATGGACCAAACACTCTCTTGAGATCAGGCTGGTGACACGGATAAGCAATGTCCATAAAGCACCTTGGTCTGGAGGGTTGGGGTCCCAGGCTGCCCACAGCTGGACAATGAAGAATGGTGACCAGCAGATGGTGTAGACCAGCACGATGACCAGAGTCATTCTCACTGTCTTGGACATGGCTTTAGTGATGCTTGGAGGTGGAGTGGCTGGGGGTTGAGGGGGAACATAGTCAAGGGAGCAGCGGGGTGAACCTGTAGTCAGCTCGTAGGACATGAAGGACTCCTGGCAatctgagctgctctgtgtttgctgctgggTTGGcgatgctgttgttgttgcttgttCACCACGGCAACTGTTATATTGAATAGCGGATGGTACATAGTCGTAACACTCTCCCACTTGGCTGTTGTGTACGTTATTGTGAGGGCTGTTATTCACACCCTTTAAGAGCTGAACTCCTCTCCCATCCCTGCCCCCACCTCCACCGGACgcctgtctccccctctccctggCCCGCTCATCCTCCTTCTTAAAGCTGTGGAAGCGGAAGAGGATTTCATTCTTCTTCAGCTCAGCCATCACCATCCTCTCTGACTTCAGGTAGATGTTATTGTGAATCTCTCTGAAGATCCTTATCTGAGAAACAAGAATAACATCATAGACATAGCTCAGTTTGAATATGACTGAAAGAAGACATTCCATCATTCAGAGACTTGAGGGCCGAGGATTCAATTTTATGACTGGCACGTGCTAGATTCAGATGCCTGTCTTTGCTCTTGCagacaatctttttttttttgcatttctgtcGTAACAGTGACAGGAAATTTGATATGAAAGAGAGAGTATGTGTTGGCCTTCACCACCAGCCATAAATCAGGGTCAGACATTTTTATGCAACATTATTATACACCACTGTTCCTCCACTCTGTTTCTATAAAAATAGCAACCATAAAATGTTATTGCAGCAAAATAATTCTTCACACTTGAAAACAAGTAATAGTAGGTGATTCATACTTGTAGctatctttacttttttttctgccaaccCTTGCTCTTTTGCCACCtactttaaaaaatgtcttcatgAGGGAACAATTTGATTAAACACAGAACTCTAATCCACAACTCCATCCAATATATACAAGCAAAGTACATGCTATTCTATCAGCTGAATCAGtcaaaactttcaaaataatttctttctgcAGATTCTACATCGTACTTCTGAAAAAGTGTCTAAAGAGGCCTCTCAATCTGAAATCCGATAATGAAAAAAAGGTCAGGGATTCTATGTTTGGCAGAGATCTGGT
Coding sequences within it:
- the LOC121193844 gene encoding vasopressin V2 receptor-like; this translates as MESISVETDWDGLALSSLVTTGRNNFSSSSLFVSELNSFNTSHSGGSFFGIFPENGSNITPHTLPQPRVRDVGLARAEIAVLGVVLALTTLGNGFVLWVLLRRRKHNAPMHVFMVNLCVADLVVALFQVLPQLIWDITERFQGPDLLCRSIKYLQIVGMFASSYMIVAMTVDRHHAICCPLQAYRGGAVSRWNTPVMVAWGLALVLSIPQVFIFSRSEVAPGEFECWGHFAEPWGLKAYVTWMTVAVFLLPALIITICQIRIFREIHNNIYLKSERMVMAELKKNEILFRFHSFKKEDERARERGRQASGGGGGRDGRGVQLLKGVNNSPHNNVHNSQVGECYDYVPSAIQYNSCRGEQATTTASPTQQQTQSSSDCQESFMSYELTTGSPRCSLDYVPPQPPATPPPSITKAMSKTVRMTLVIVLVYTICWSPFFIVQLWAAWDPNPPDQGVAFTILMLLASLNSCTNPWIYTAFSSSVSRELQNLLHCWSRPGRRGSLPDDSTTTHTSTTKDNLY
- the ssr4 gene encoding translocon-associated protein subunit delta, with amino-acid sequence MIRIAAFFALLVVACSGESCTDPVITPSAYTTSDAVISSESVFIVELSLACANGAQSVTLYADVNGRQFPVTRGQDVGKYQVSWSLPHKQASSGTYQVKFFDEESYSALRKAQRNNEDINAIQPLFSVNIDHRGAWSGPWVSTEVVAALIGILVYYMAFSAKSTIQA